The window cagtaaaatagcaaagtcttcttCGGATGCCTTGTTTGTTATTAACACAAGCATCTGAGGTAAATGACgttggagaaagctgcttactggcCGAAccgcatgtacagtatatgggagtaaagagagAGCTGCTAACACAGCTCATGTAAACGCATACACTGATTTCgagccttaagcagctttctcgcaataaacagcttactggtgtccatgtaaacgtagtcactgtTTGTAAGAAAACACAATGTAAACACATAGGTTTTGGAAAACTTTTTTTATAGCATTGCATTAATTAAAAAGAATGGGGAATCCATTTTCACTACATGGTTGCTGGTGGACGATTTCTCTTGGCCTGCGAGGACTGTGCCTCACACAGAGCACAGAGTCTGCATGCTCCAGTGTAACCGTAACACAATTGAGAGGGGACACACTGGAGGCCATAAGGCATTTGATGGGAAAACCGTACAGGTAAAGGCAGATTCCATTCATTAGATTCCGTACTTCCCCTTCAGCTCCTCAACCTTAGCAATGTATGCTTTCACAGCATCCTCCTTACTCATACCTGAAAAATGGGTGAGGAAAAAGAGACACAGTAAGTGAAACACTGCTTTTGGAGATCACTTTGATTAGTATGTTAAAGTCCCTATGCAATGGTTTGACCTCACAGCCTTGATTTGcttcttgctattgctagtcgcTGGCAGGTGACATTAGGTAGAGGGACATTCTtattctagacagcattttattgaaaaaattaaGTGTATACGCCTCCGAGTctaagatgagtcatcaatatttatgCTTTGTTTTCCCATTACAGAAAGAATATATTTCAGAGTAATGATCCTAAAAAGGATATTTGACTGGTCATCCGGGTAATCTTTTCTATTTATATGCTCCAGTTCTTTCATATCACtttgtgatctctacaagtaagctaattaaataatttcaactcaatcaatatttcatgcccatttatttatatactgcAATGTCATGTAAAATGTCATCTTATTGCCATCTGCTGGTACTGAGGAGAAACTGACCTTTCTTTGCCTCCCAGCTGTCCCATTTGGCCTTCCCAGTAAAGTCTAACATGCCAGGTCGAGCtggaaagaaaacacacacacacacacacacgcaatatTGTTAATGTGCTGCAATTTGATAAACTTGGGCTTTATTCAGTTTAACTCTGGTGAGAAGGTTTATGGATTGGAGGAAAAGCTCACCGGTGTTTACATCTCCTACGGTGGCCTGTTTGTACAGACTGTAAATCTCCAGCATCTCAGCATCTGTTGGTTTCGCTTTTAGCTGTTTGACCTCCTCTGCCGCTTTTTGAAACTCAGCCTGAGGAAAACCAACAAAAGACAGAACACTACCTCACATTATGTTACCACATTCTAGGCAACTATCAGAATCTGTATTCAATACAATATCAGTACTGAATCAGAAATGACTTTACAATA is drawn from Myxocyprinus asiaticus isolate MX2 ecotype Aquarium Trade chromosome 11, UBuf_Myxa_2, whole genome shotgun sequence and contains these coding sequences:
- the LOC127447784 gene encoding acyl-CoA-binding protein-like; the protein is MSEAEFQKAAEEVKQLKAKPTDAEMLEIYSLYKQATVGDVNTARPGMLDFTGKAKWDSWEAKKGMSKEDAVKAYIAKVEELKGKYGI